The following proteins are encoded in a genomic region of Streptomyces sp. NBC_01723:
- a CDS encoding NUDIX hydrolase produces MTSAITQDQPPQPPKGTAPDVEQQDAGVREEEYLYRDEWFAPDDLHRLRIADTTSDLVRRHAASLPAMPSDPKLEEQRPASPHGTVPNVIGVHLYLERSDGTVLLGLRHPDSAFAPSTWHALAGHCEQENAITCLIREAREEAGLHIERQDVELVHVIHHIDKAGDRPRMGLFFRARAWSGEPELREPDKCTEWKFWYPTALPDNLVPYTRVAIAKIQNGELYSETGWPA; encoded by the coding sequence ATGACCTCGGCTATTACGCAGGACCAGCCGCCGCAACCACCCAAGGGGACCGCGCCGGACGTCGAACAGCAGGATGCCGGTGTTCGAGAAGAGGAATACCTCTACCGCGACGAGTGGTTCGCCCCCGACGACCTCCACCGCCTGCGCATCGCGGACACCACCAGCGACCTCGTACGGCGCCACGCCGCCAGCCTCCCGGCGATGCCGAGCGACCCCAAGCTCGAAGAACAGCGTCCGGCGTCACCGCACGGCACGGTCCCCAACGTCATTGGCGTCCACCTCTACCTGGAACGCTCCGACGGGACGGTGCTGCTCGGGCTGCGCCACCCCGACTCCGCGTTCGCGCCCTCGACCTGGCACGCGCTGGCCGGCCACTGTGAGCAGGAGAACGCCATCACGTGCCTGATCAGGGAGGCACGTGAGGAAGCAGGGCTGCACATCGAGCGTCAGGACGTCGAACTCGTCCACGTCATCCACCACATCGACAAGGCCGGGGACCGGCCCCGCATGGGCCTGTTCTTCCGCGCTCGCGCCTGGAGTGGCGAGCCGGAACTGCGCGAGCCGGACAAGTGCACCGAGTGGAAATTCTGGTACCCCACCGCGCTCCCCGACAACCTCGTCCCCTACACCCGGGTGGCCATCGCAAAGATCCAGAACGGGGAGCTGTACAGCGAGACGGGATGGCCCGCGTGA
- a CDS encoding endonuclease/exonuclease/phosphatase family protein: MSTQDRIRLMLWNLERDGGPEPRPGVLPARWRQGYEEVLKPQRPDWLAMLELKYSQTRPDVPPAEKHAAKRRFTAAQQILGMRGFRAAVGQRTNPTGVFIREAVFPSARQRHHPVGHSAPPTHVDLRLAEAPDVPIITASFHSAFCNPAQRRSEAMDLTELVDKVKAHHPNPAGGHAACWLFGDTNEYPVPVGEQVPAIDWSRVTDVVHRRHRAIKQPDGTWVSCTAVDEIMHDCGMHDPARWAAHRLGQTTALAATAGHAAAGQGGPRRIDRGYLDAWSVQAVEDVRVLDTTGLSDHHAVIVDLSRRKLIEGLHRRTSAIAPWSLVVERARNTHT, from the coding sequence GTGAGCACGCAGGACCGCATCCGGCTCATGCTGTGGAATCTGGAGCGCGACGGAGGCCCGGAGCCCCGGCCCGGCGTCCTGCCGGCACGGTGGCGCCAGGGCTACGAAGAGGTCCTGAAGCCACAGCGGCCAGATTGGCTGGCCATGCTGGAACTCAAATACTCACAGACCCGGCCAGACGTGCCACCGGCGGAGAAGCACGCGGCGAAGCGCCGTTTCACGGCCGCACAGCAGATCCTCGGTATGCGCGGCTTCCGTGCCGCGGTAGGGCAGCGCACCAATCCCACCGGTGTGTTCATACGCGAGGCCGTCTTTCCCTCTGCCCGCCAGCGTCACCACCCCGTCGGCCACAGTGCACCGCCCACCCACGTCGACCTGCGGCTCGCCGAGGCCCCGGACGTGCCCATCATCACCGCCTCATTCCACAGCGCCTTCTGCAACCCCGCACAACGCCGCTCCGAAGCCATGGACTTGACGGAACTCGTCGACAAGGTGAAGGCCCACCATCCGAACCCTGCCGGGGGTCACGCCGCCTGCTGGCTGTTCGGCGACACCAACGAGTACCCGGTGCCCGTCGGCGAGCAGGTCCCGGCCATTGACTGGTCAAGGGTGACTGACGTGGTGCACCGCCGGCACCGTGCCATCAAGCAACCCGACGGCACCTGGGTCAGTTGCACCGCGGTGGACGAGATCATGCATGACTGCGGCATGCACGACCCCGCCCGCTGGGCCGCACACCGCCTGGGCCAGACGACCGCACTGGCTGCGACCGCCGGGCATGCTGCCGCCGGTCAGGGTGGCCCCCGGAGAATCGACCGCGGCTATCTGGACGCCTGGAGCGTGCAGGCCGTCGAAGACGTCCGCGTGCTGGATACCACCGGGCTCAGCGATCACCACGCGGTCATCGTCGACCTCTCCCGTCGCAAGCTCATCGAGGGCTTGCATCGCCGCACAAGCGCCATAGCTCCCTGGTCCTTGGTCGTCGAACGCGCCCGGAACACGCACACCTAA
- a CDS encoding NUDIX domain-containing protein: MPDDIQQATAASPSPASGNGPQEHHMHLLGRYYRQVEAGRKTIEVRVATPNKRTVAAGDTVVFHDRDTGRELDVTVQRITSYPSFKDLLGSEDPAHIDPDRPPGAVLAALRSIYPPVKEALGVLAFTFDHRPARPGRSMPMTAEDYAQTVPHHTVYGCLYIRDEHDRPIQLRSVYGSRLWQFPGGNLDALGEDPLQTARREAVEETGLGLGLGRPKLLLTHFLHAGPRLPLNKVGFIFDGGRLSADQLGRIRLDPDEHDMWAIHDLTTWQELMAPRAFVRLDAVEQARRGEGPAYLVTHTCPSMPAKEMPCPSDEL, encoded by the coding sequence GTGCCTGACGACATCCAACAGGCGACCGCGGCCAGCCCGAGCCCGGCCAGCGGAAACGGCCCGCAAGAGCACCACATGCACCTGCTCGGGCGGTACTACCGCCAAGTGGAGGCAGGCCGCAAGACGATCGAGGTCAGGGTGGCCACCCCGAACAAGCGGACCGTCGCCGCCGGCGACACGGTCGTCTTCCACGACCGGGACACCGGCCGGGAACTCGACGTCACCGTGCAACGGATCACCTCGTACCCCTCCTTCAAGGACCTGCTCGGCTCGGAGGATCCCGCGCACATCGACCCGGACCGACCGCCCGGGGCGGTGCTCGCCGCCCTCCGCAGCATCTACCCGCCCGTCAAGGAAGCGCTCGGCGTTCTCGCCTTCACGTTCGACCATCGCCCTGCCCGGCCAGGGCGCTCCATGCCGATGACGGCCGAGGATTACGCGCAGACCGTCCCCCACCACACCGTCTACGGCTGCCTGTACATCCGCGACGAGCACGACCGGCCCATCCAGCTCCGCTCGGTCTACGGTTCGAGACTCTGGCAGTTCCCGGGCGGCAACCTGGACGCCCTGGGCGAGGACCCGCTGCAGACCGCCCGGCGCGAGGCGGTCGAGGAGACGGGCCTCGGACTGGGACTGGGCAGGCCGAAGTTGCTCCTGACGCACTTCCTGCACGCCGGGCCCCGCCTGCCGCTGAACAAGGTGGGGTTCATCTTCGACGGAGGCCGGCTGAGCGCGGATCAGCTCGGCCGGATCCGCCTCGACCCAGATGAGCACGACATGTGGGCCATCCACGACCTCACCACATGGCAGGAGCTGATGGCACCCCGCGCCTTCGTCCGCCTCGACGCCGTCGAGCAAGCACGCCGCGGCGAGGGCCCCGCCTACCTCGTCACCCACACCTGCCCCAGCATGCCCGCGAAGGAGATGCCCTGCCCGTCGGACGAGCTGTAA
- a CDS encoding lanthionine synthetase C family protein: MTTTTGPRTQDLSEGALGMALLDIERRDLSTARRHLAQATARGVSTGSNASLFHGAPALEFVLARAHGADDDVHAAVDRVVDARLAAAHRRQAAGALPHLAEWDLIRGMTGLAALLLSRQPPAPRLPDVLTCLVALARPTPGDGRILPGWWSPVGPDGKEMTGGHGNNGMAHGIAGPLAVLSLALREGIRVPGQEEAVDTFVTWLDRHGARYWSTAAHLYADQPPAPEPARQSWCYGRPGIARAQQLAALALGDPARRRAAEDTIETTLTDPLHLTRITDSTLCHGWAGLLTLTRAVAADSPAPDRFSPIIQDLHRRLATSWERLPKLGFMEGRAGAQLALQPADTTGWSRALLLT, encoded by the coding sequence ATGACCACGACGACCGGGCCTCGCACGCAGGACCTGTCCGAAGGCGCCCTGGGGATGGCCCTGCTCGACATCGAGCGCCGCGACCTGTCCACCGCACGCCGCCACCTCGCCCAGGCCACCGCACGCGGGGTCAGCACCGGCAGCAACGCCAGCCTCTTCCACGGCGCACCCGCCCTGGAGTTCGTCCTGGCCCGCGCCCACGGAGCCGACGACGACGTCCACGCGGCCGTCGACCGCGTCGTGGACGCCCGGCTCGCCGCCGCCCACCGCCGCCAGGCGGCCGGCGCGCTGCCCCACCTCGCCGAATGGGACCTCATCCGCGGCATGACCGGTCTCGCCGCCCTCCTGCTCTCCCGCCAACCGCCCGCGCCCCGGCTGCCCGACGTGCTCACCTGCCTCGTCGCCCTCGCCCGTCCCACCCCCGGTGACGGCCGGATACTGCCCGGGTGGTGGTCGCCGGTCGGCCCCGACGGGAAGGAGATGACCGGCGGGCACGGCAACAACGGCATGGCTCACGGCATCGCAGGGCCTCTTGCCGTGCTCTCCCTGGCCCTGCGCGAAGGCATCCGCGTCCCCGGTCAGGAGGAGGCCGTCGACACCTTCGTGACCTGGCTCGACCGGCACGGCGCCCGCTACTGGTCCACCGCAGCCCACCTGTACGCCGACCAGCCGCCCGCGCCTGAGCCGGCCCGCCAGTCCTGGTGCTACGGCCGGCCCGGCATCGCCCGCGCCCAGCAGCTCGCCGCGCTCGCCCTCGGCGACCCCGCCCGCCGCCGGGCGGCCGAGGACACCATCGAGACCACCCTGACCGACCCGCTGCACCTCACCCGCATCACCGACTCCACGCTCTGCCACGGCTGGGCCGGGCTGCTGACTCTCACCCGCGCGGTCGCCGCCGACAGCCCCGCACCCGACCGCTTCAGCCCGATCATCCAGGACCTGCACCGACGACTGGCCACCAGTTGGGAGCGCCTGCCCAAGCTCGGCTTCATGGAAGGCCGCGCCGGAGCCCAACTCGCCCTGCAGCCCGCCGACACCACCGGCTGGAGCCGCGCTCTCCTGCTCACCTGA
- a CDS encoding enolase C-terminal domain-like protein — MDPADAVIDRVRVERLDESVAGPWKAGDSRYAVVVEASGETGVFAPVDELPAALVATRLGQSALRHPVADHTGLLRRLLAELGSRAEGLGRWAVGVLDCAVWDLHGRLANLPVAALLSNRPARRVPVYASWLSLDLAAASAADSVKATAGEGFTFTKWALRGGAEAAEMVLLARRAAAWAGHSVAVDALGTWGHLRTMEVAPLLDSEMVRWVEDPLARTDRTAYTRLRSRSEGLRVAFGERLSHLEDARGLLKDCRPEAFTFDVVWCGGITEARGWLGAALDARVPVHLHGRAFLPAVHLAAAFPDAAGAVEYQVVWEPRRQRALRGTLRPDGGHVVLPDRPGLGMEVRR; from the coding sequence ATGGACCCCGCTGACGCGGTCATCGACCGGGTGCGGGTCGAGCGCCTCGACGAGAGCGTGGCCGGTCCGTGGAAGGCGGGCGACAGTCGGTACGCGGTAGTGGTCGAGGCCAGCGGGGAGACCGGGGTGTTTGCCCCGGTCGACGAGCTGCCCGCCGCGCTCGTCGCCACCCGGCTCGGCCAGAGCGCGCTGCGGCACCCGGTGGCCGACCACACGGGACTGCTGCGAAGGCTCCTGGCCGAACTCGGCTCGCGCGCAGAAGGGCTCGGGCGCTGGGCGGTCGGGGTGCTGGACTGCGCGGTCTGGGACCTGCACGGCCGCCTCGCCAACCTCCCTGTCGCGGCTCTGCTCAGCAACCGGCCTGCGCGGCGGGTGCCGGTCTACGCATCCTGGCTCTCCCTGGACCTGGCTGCTGCCTCGGCCGCCGACTCCGTCAAGGCGACCGCTGGCGAGGGGTTCACCTTCACCAAGTGGGCTCTACGTGGCGGCGCAGAAGCCGCGGAGATGGTGTTGCTGGCCAGACGTGCGGCAGCGTGGGCGGGGCACAGTGTGGCGGTGGACGCCCTGGGCACCTGGGGCCACCTGCGGACCATGGAGGTCGCACCTCTCCTCGACTCGGAGATGGTGCGCTGGGTGGAGGACCCGCTCGCGCGGACCGACCGGACCGCGTATACCCGGCTGCGCAGCCGGTCGGAGGGCCTTCGGGTCGCGTTCGGCGAGCGGCTGTCCCACCTGGAGGACGCCAGGGGGTTGCTGAAGGACTGCCGGCCGGAGGCGTTCACGTTCGACGTGGTGTGGTGCGGCGGCATCACCGAGGCGCGAGGCTGGCTGGGCGCCGCCCTCGACGCGAGGGTGCCGGTCCACCTGCACGGCCGGGCGTTCCTGCCCGCCGTGCACCTGGCCGCCGCCTTCCCCGACGCGGCGGGGGCGGTGGAGTACCAGGTGGTGTGGGAGCCGAGGCGGCAGCGGGCGCTGCGCGGCACGCTCCGGCCCGACGGCGGGCACGTCGTTCTCCCCGACCGGCCCGGCCTCGGGATGGAGGTGCGCCGGTAA
- a CDS encoding bifunctional class I SAM-dependent methyltransferase/NUDIX hydrolase, with protein MPAEDTNIRAWQIYGQRQLARAYAPPVPERLGWTPWDGIGPGAEVLGDITGRRVLDIGSGAGHHAVHLAQVHGARVTGIELSPTQHERAVSTHVDVDGVEFVRADVAEYLGGAEPFDAAYAIGTLAFIDPHRSLPALRDGLRPDAPLLLSLLHTDLHGHGPSTAVAPREQMILLRDDPPLPTQMWVLAPQLWEDLLTEYGFRVEAIDLFPHPGENAKVIQQLIRARRLPDRPTRVTSRPRSTRGPAAHAAVGVGAILLSEQGILLGRHRRGTLELPGGSVEATGESFEEAVVRELTEETGLVARTGDVELLGTLVDHVKGVLRVTVGALVHAWQGQPLTQPDESVGDWAWYPLDQLPNGLFVCSAQILTSWRPDLPVDHPPAHFTAFAPAK; from the coding sequence GTGCCCGCCGAGGACACCAACATCCGGGCCTGGCAGATCTACGGCCAGCGCCAACTCGCTCGCGCCTACGCCCCGCCCGTCCCCGAGCGGCTCGGCTGGACGCCCTGGGACGGGATCGGGCCGGGAGCAGAAGTCCTCGGCGACATCACTGGCCGCCGCGTCCTGGACATCGGTTCCGGGGCTGGCCACCACGCCGTCCACCTCGCCCAAGTACACGGAGCGCGGGTCACCGGCATCGAGCTGTCCCCGACCCAGCACGAACGGGCCGTCAGCACTCACGTGGACGTGGACGGCGTGGAGTTCGTCCGGGCAGACGTGGCCGAGTACCTGGGCGGAGCCGAGCCGTTCGACGCCGCGTACGCGATCGGGACGCTCGCCTTCATCGACCCGCACCGCTCGCTGCCTGCGCTGCGCGATGGTCTGCGTCCCGATGCCCCGCTGCTCCTTTCGCTCCTGCACACCGATCTGCACGGCCACGGTCCGTCCACGGCAGTGGCGCCGCGCGAGCAGATGATCCTGCTGCGCGACGACCCGCCGTTGCCGACGCAGATGTGGGTCCTGGCACCGCAGCTGTGGGAGGACCTGCTCACTGAGTACGGCTTTCGCGTCGAAGCCATCGACCTGTTCCCGCACCCCGGCGAGAACGCCAAGGTAATCCAGCAGCTCATCCGCGCCCGGCGCCTTCCCGACCGGCCGACGCGCGTTACCAGCCGGCCCCGCAGCACCCGAGGCCCGGCCGCCCACGCGGCAGTCGGCGTCGGAGCGATCCTGCTCAGCGAGCAGGGCATCCTGCTGGGCCGACATCGCCGCGGCACCCTCGAACTACCAGGCGGCAGCGTGGAGGCCACCGGAGAATCCTTCGAGGAGGCGGTCGTCCGAGAACTCACCGAGGAGACCGGCCTGGTCGCTCGGACCGGCGACGTGGAACTGCTGGGCACGCTCGTCGATCACGTCAAGGGGGTCCTGCGGGTCACCGTCGGCGCGCTCGTCCACGCCTGGCAAGGACAGCCACTGACGCAGCCGGACGAGAGCGTCGGCGACTGGGCGTGGTACCCGCTCGACCAGCTCCCCAACGGCCTGTTCGTATGCAGCGCCCAGATCCTCACGTCCTGGCGGCCCGACCTGCCCGTCGACCACCCGCCGGCGCACTTCACCGCCTTCGCCCCAGCCAAGTAG
- a CDS encoding M15 family metallopeptidase, whose translation MVIRGNSASGKSSVAQGLRDHYGRGIAIVGQDVIRRNVLREHDTARGANIALLSTIARAALDAGFHVVLEGILYADRYGHMITSLVRDHRGASHCYYLDVPLEATLVRHASKADAAYLAQVTDSHLASWYREMDLLPGALETVIPADSTLRDTIARILLETDLASASPIPPPQDKPSQGASMSKLVLMSDPQVAAVPVRECGEPLVDVRDHDFRVDPRKRDSLGAFAHVREGVLARLEHARSLLPAGTDLLFIEGYRPLALQQRYFTEYRDHLAAAHPDWTAEELHQNASRYVSPPEIAPHAAGAAVDVTLVDQDGHELDLGTRVNASPEESDGACFTHATNISDRARHHRTLLLDAMESAGFTNYGTEFWHFSAADRYDALMRQEPHARYGPIELP comes from the coding sequence GTGGTGATCCGCGGCAACTCGGCGTCAGGCAAGTCCAGCGTGGCCCAGGGCCTGCGCGATCACTACGGCCGCGGTATCGCGATCGTCGGCCAGGACGTGATCCGCCGGAACGTGCTCAGGGAACACGACACCGCGCGCGGCGCCAACATCGCCCTGCTGAGCACGATCGCCCGCGCAGCCCTCGACGCCGGCTTCCACGTCGTCCTCGAAGGGATCCTGTACGCCGACCGCTACGGCCACATGATCACATCGCTGGTACGGGACCACCGCGGCGCCTCCCACTGCTACTACCTGGACGTTCCCCTGGAGGCGACGCTGGTACGGCACGCGTCGAAGGCGGACGCCGCATACCTGGCCCAGGTCACCGACAGCCACCTCGCCTCCTGGTACCGCGAGATGGACCTGCTGCCCGGCGCGCTGGAAACCGTGATCCCGGCCGACAGCACGCTCCGGGACACCATCGCGCGAATCCTGCTCGAAACCGACCTCGCCTCTGCCTCCCCCATCCCGCCGCCGCAGGACAAGCCGTCACAGGGAGCCTCAATGAGCAAACTGGTGTTGATGTCCGACCCGCAGGTCGCCGCAGTCCCGGTGCGCGAGTGCGGGGAACCCCTCGTCGACGTACGGGACCACGACTTCCGTGTCGACCCGCGTAAGCGAGATTCGCTGGGCGCCTTCGCCCACGTCCGCGAGGGCGTCCTGGCGCGCCTGGAGCACGCCCGCTCGCTCCTGCCCGCCGGCACCGACCTCCTGTTCATCGAGGGCTACCGGCCGCTCGCCCTCCAGCAGCGCTACTTCACCGAGTACCGGGACCACCTGGCCGCCGCCCACCCTGACTGGACCGCCGAGGAGCTGCACCAGAACGCCAGCCGGTACGTGTCGCCGCCGGAGATCGCGCCCCACGCCGCGGGCGCGGCCGTGGACGTCACCCTCGTCGACCAGGACGGCCACGAACTCGACCTCGGCACCCGCGTCAACGCCTCCCCGGAGGAAAGCGACGGGGCCTGCTTCACGCACGCCACGAACATCAGCGACCGTGCGCGTCACCACCGCACGCTGCTGCTCGACGCGATGGAGAGCGCCGGCTTCACGAATTACGGGACCGAGTTCTGGCACTTCTCGGCAGCAGACCGGTACGACGCCCTGATGCGGCAGGAACCGCACGCGCGCTATGGACCGATTGAACTGCCCTAG
- the fxlM gene encoding methyltransferase, FxLD system translates to MTFDDENLPIPPLTSWWHASVAFTDPHTDAARTLATALSGHRFHFLRKDAGVRLRTEQPATGLLDQLVADRVITGWTGGIYEPETYAFGGPEGMQVAHEVFCADSPAALSETGSPGARERSVMLLSAMIREAGLDPFEAGDVYAQWAALRPPVTPPQGPALEQAVSAMRRLMNADAALRPDADAGWVERVAAFEDAGRRLRRLAADGRLIRGVRGVIAHHAIFAFNRAGVPADVQAATAWLGRHVAFSTGDGDVSTRTSASADPSLPRMETTVTPETEPSQLREALAQRLADSGHLRSKAAIDAFRSTDRHAFLPGVDLESAYKEDAVPIKHDEHGEMISCISAPSIVATQLEQLGAQPGHKVLEAGAATGYNAALLGKIVSPGGQVWTLDVDQDLVAGANKNLAEAGVDNATAVMADGAAGLPEHAPYDRIIFTVGAGDVPVKILDQLAPGGRLVLPMRIRGSISRSFAFERDGETWQTVSCEMATFIPLRKGVCDDVYTLVPMAGEGNVRLETFSEQDVDRDALRTVLDQQQTKIYTGVKFRQGSAWEWLYLYLACVLPNGLSRLPGQRPGFTPHFGWGSMAALDGGSLAYLTIREGEDEQGRYWEVGVTGHGEGGAGLAERVVSEIRAWDATGGNDAPEPGFRMAVADSRDRLTADDRRFVVDKPYSRLVVDWARQG, encoded by the coding sequence ATGACCTTCGACGACGAGAACCTGCCGATCCCTCCGCTCACGTCCTGGTGGCACGCATCCGTGGCCTTCACCGATCCGCACACGGACGCTGCTCGGACCCTGGCGACCGCGCTGTCCGGGCACCGTTTTCACTTCCTGCGCAAGGACGCCGGCGTGCGCCTGCGCACCGAACAGCCCGCCACCGGTCTGCTGGACCAGCTCGTCGCCGACCGCGTCATCACCGGCTGGACGGGTGGGATCTACGAGCCGGAGACCTATGCCTTCGGCGGCCCCGAAGGCATGCAGGTCGCGCACGAGGTGTTCTGCGCCGACAGCCCGGCCGCGCTCTCCGAGACCGGCAGCCCCGGCGCCCGCGAACGCAGCGTGATGCTGCTGTCCGCCATGATCCGCGAGGCCGGGCTGGACCCGTTCGAAGCCGGAGACGTCTACGCCCAGTGGGCCGCCCTGCGGCCCCCCGTCACCCCGCCCCAGGGCCCCGCGCTGGAGCAGGCCGTATCGGCTATGCGGCGGCTGATGAACGCGGACGCCGCCCTGCGCCCCGACGCGGACGCCGGCTGGGTCGAGCGCGTCGCCGCGTTCGAGGACGCCGGCCGTCGGCTGCGCCGGCTCGCCGCCGACGGCCGACTGATACGCGGAGTCCGGGGCGTCATCGCCCATCACGCGATCTTCGCGTTCAACCGCGCAGGCGTGCCTGCCGACGTGCAGGCCGCCACCGCGTGGCTCGGCCGTCACGTCGCCTTCTCCACCGGAGATGGCGACGTGTCTACCCGCACGTCCGCCTCGGCGGACCCTAGCCTCCCCCGAATGGAGACCACCGTGACACCCGAAACCGAGCCCAGCCAGCTGCGCGAAGCCCTCGCCCAGCGGCTCGCCGACAGTGGCCACCTGCGCAGCAAGGCGGCCATCGACGCCTTCCGCAGCACCGACCGGCACGCCTTCCTGCCCGGCGTCGACCTGGAGAGCGCGTACAAGGAGGACGCGGTCCCGATCAAGCACGACGAGCACGGGGAGATGATCTCCTGCATCTCCGCGCCGTCCATCGTCGCCACCCAGCTCGAACAGCTCGGCGCCCAGCCCGGTCACAAGGTCCTGGAAGCCGGAGCCGCCACCGGCTACAACGCCGCCCTCCTCGGCAAGATCGTCTCCCCCGGCGGGCAGGTGTGGACGCTCGACGTCGACCAGGACCTCGTCGCCGGCGCGAACAAGAACCTCGCCGAGGCCGGCGTCGACAACGCCACCGCGGTCATGGCCGACGGCGCGGCCGGACTGCCCGAGCACGCCCCCTACGACCGGATCATCTTCACCGTCGGCGCTGGCGACGTCCCCGTGAAGATCCTCGACCAGCTCGCCCCCGGCGGGCGCCTGGTCCTGCCGATGCGCATCCGCGGCAGCATCTCCCGCTCTTTCGCCTTCGAACGTGACGGCGAGACGTGGCAGACCGTCTCCTGCGAGATGGCCACCTTCATCCCGCTGCGCAAGGGTGTCTGCGACGACGTGTACACCCTCGTGCCGATGGCCGGCGAAGGCAACGTCCGCCTGGAAACGTTCAGCGAGCAGGACGTCGACCGCGACGCCTTGCGTACCGTCCTCGACCAGCAGCAGACCAAGATCTACACCGGGGTGAAGTTCCGGCAAGGCTCCGCCTGGGAGTGGCTGTACCTGTACCTGGCCTGCGTACTGCCCAACGGCCTGTCCCGCCTGCCGGGCCAGCGCCCCGGGTTCACCCCGCACTTCGGGTGGGGCTCCATGGCGGCCCTCGACGGCGGGTCGCTCGCGTACCTGACCATCCGGGAGGGCGAGGACGAGCAGGGCCGGTACTGGGAGGTCGGCGTGACCGGCCACGGCGAGGGCGGCGCCGGCCTCGCCGAGCGTGTGGTGAGCGAGATCCGCGCCTGGGACGCGACCGGCGGCAACGACGCCCCCGAGCCGGGCTTCCGGATGGCCGTCGCCGACTCGCGCGACCGGCTGACGGCGGACGACCGGCGCTTCGTCGTCGACAAGCCATACAGCCGACTGGTCGTCGACTGGGCGCGCCAGGGCTGA